The genomic stretch GCCGGTAGCCGACGCGAGTGGGCTTGCCCGTCTCGGGGTCGACCACGGCGACGTTGGAGATGTGGATAGCAGCCTCAGACTCCACGATGCCGCCCTCGGTGCTGCCGAACTGGCCGGCACGGAGGTGACGCTTGACGCGGTTGACGCCCTCGACGAGGACGCGCTCCTTGGCGGGCATGACCTGCAGGACCTTGCCCTGCTTGCCCTTGTCTTTGCCGGTGAGGACCTGGACGAGGTCGTCCTTCTTGATCTTGGCCATGAGTCAGAGCACCTCCGGAGCGAGCGAGACGATCTTCATGAACTTCTTCTCGCGCAGCTCTCGACCCACGGGCCCGAAGATACGGGTACCGCGCGGTTCGGGAGTCTCACCCTTAAGAATCACAGCAGCGTTCTCATCGAAGCTGATGTAGGACCCGTCGTTGCGACGGATCTTCTTCTTGGTGCGCACGACAACAGCCTTGATGACGTCGCCCTTCTTGACGTTTCCGCCCGGAATTGCGTCCTTGACGGTGGCGACGAATGTGTCGCCGATACCTGCATAGCGGCGTCCCGATCCACCGAGGACCCGGATGACAAGGACTTCCTTGGCACCGGTGTTGTCGGCGATCTTGAGCCGCGATTCCTGTTGAATCACTTGTTCTCTCCTGTCGTCTCACTGGTTCTCGCAGTCGTGCCGAGCCTTGTGGAACTTCTAGCCTGAGCCGGGGCACCGTCGGCGGCGATCATGCCGTCGAGCGCCTCGGCTTAGATGACAAGTCCCCTGGCCGCTTACCCACACACTCTCCATCCCTGTCGGGACGGGCAGATGAATGCATGGCCGAGGCGGCGTTTCCCGGGACCCCGCGGGGCCCTTTCGGGGACATGCGCTGTCCTTTGAGGTGGATAGCCTCATCGATAAGGGCGCACAGCCTCAATATCTTACACGAGATGCACCAAGGGCCCAACTCCCACACCGGTGAGGTGTGGGCGTCGGGCCCTTGGAGGACGCAGAATGCCGTGTTCCGCGATCAGCCTCGGAGCGTGCCGGGCTGATCGCGGAACACGAGGATCACTCTGCCTTTTCGAGGATCTCGGCCAGCCGCCAGCGCTTGGCTGCCGAGAGCGGGCGGGTCTCGGAGATCAACACGGTGTCCCCCACGCCTGCCTGCTCGTTCTCATCGTGTGCCATGAACTTCTTGTGCCGCTTCATGATCTTGCCGTACAGGCCGTGCTTACGACGGTCCTCGACCTCGACGACGATGGTTTTGTTCATCTTGTCGGAGACGACGACGCCGCGCAGGGTCTTACGGTCATTGCGGGTCTCTGCAGTTGCTTCGCTCATGCTCAGTCCTCAGTCTTCTTCTCGTTCTGCTCATCAGCCGAATCCGAGGAGTCCGCGGCGGCATCGACATTCTCACGAATGCCCAGCTCACGTTCACGCACCACGGTGTAGATCCGGGCGATGTCGCGCTTGATGTCCTTGAGCCGGCTGGAGCTCTCCAGCTGGCCGGTCGCGGACTGGAAGCGGAGGTTGAACAGCTCTTCCTTGGAAGAGCGCAGCGCCTCTGCCAGGGCTGCTGAGTCCATCTCTGCGAGCTTCTCAACGGTCAGCTCTTTGGTTCCAACTGCCATTGTCACTCACCACTCTCTCGGCTGATCACGCGTGCCCTCATGGGCAGCTTGTGGATTGCCAGGCGGAGCGCCTCTTTGGCGACTTCCTCCGTGACACCGGACAGCTCGAACATGACGCGTCCGGGCTTGACGTTGGCGATCCACCACTCCGGGGAACCCTTACCGGAGCCCATGCGGACCTCGGCAGGCTTCTTGGTGAGCGGCTGGTCCGGGTAGATGTTGATCCAGACCTTGCCGCCGCGCTTGATGTGGCGGGTCATGGCGATACGCGCAGATTCGATCTGGCGGTTCGTCACGTAGGCGGGGTCAAGGGCCTGGATGCCGTACTCGCCGAAGGCGAGCTCGGTTCCACCCTTGGCCCGGCCGCGGCGCTTGGGCCGGTGCGGCTTGCGGTACTTGACTCGGCGGGGCATCAACATCAGTTCTGCCCTCCTTCCGCTGCAGCTGAGGCTTCGGCAGGCGCCTGGGCGCCAGCCTCGCGACCGCGGCCCGGACCACGACGACGGCGCTCTTCGCCTCCGCCACGGGGTCCACCGCGACCGCCGCGTGCTCCACCGCGGCCAGAAGGCTGTGCAGCCTGCTGCGCGGCGAGCTCCTTGGCGGTCAGATCGCCCTTGTAGACCCAGACCTTCACGCCGATGCGGCCGAAGGTGGTCTTGGCCTCGTGCTTGCCGAAGTCGATGTTCGCGCGCAGGGTGTGCAGCGGAACGCGACCTTCGCGGTAGAACTCGGAGCGGGACATCTCTGCACCGCCGAGGCGGCCGGCGCACTGGATACGGATACCCTTTGCGCCCGAACGCATCGCCGAGGTGATGGCCTTCTTCATCGCGCGGCGGAACGCCACACGAGCTGCGAGCTGCTCGGCCACACCCTGGGCAACCAGCTGAGCATCGGTCTCGGGGCTCTTGACCTCGAGGATGTTCAGCTGGATCTGCTTGGCGGTGAGCTTCTCCAGCTCGCTGCGGATCCGGTCCGCCTCGGCGCCGCGGCGACCGATGACGATGCCTGGGCGTGCCGTGTGGATGTCCACACGGACCCGATCGCGGGTGCGCTCGATCTCAACCTTCGAGATGCCGGCGCGCTCCACGGTCTTGGCCAGGAGTTCACGAATCTGGACATCCTCTTTCACGAAGTCCTTGTAACGCTGACCGGCCTTGGTCGAGTCGGCGTACCAGTGCGAAACGTGGTCAGTGGTGATGCCCAGACGGAAACCATTGGGGTTGATCTTCTGTCCCACTACTGATCCCCACCTTTCTCTTCGGCGCCGACCACGATCGTGACGTGGCTGGTGCGCTTGTTGATGCGGAACGCCCGGCCCTGAGCCCGGGGACGGAACCGCTTCATGGTCGGACCTTCGTCGACGCGTGCCTCGGTGATGAAGAAGGCGTCCTCGTTAAAGGCGACTCCTTCCTTGTCTGCGTGCTGGCGAGCGTTCGCCAGCGCAGAAGCGACCACCTTGGCCACCGGCTCTGTAGCGCCCTGGGGGGCGAACTTCAGAATAGCCAGTGCTTCGTTGGCCTGCTTGCCGCGGACAAGGTCGACGACGCGCCGGGCCTTCATAGGCGTCACACGCAGGTAGCGCGCAATTGCCTTGGCTTCCATTGCTTTCCTTCTCTCGTCTTGTGACACGAAGTACAAGCTCACTCATCGCTCCTCGGTAGAGGAAGCGATCAGCGGCGCTTGCCCTTCTTGTCGTCCTTCACATGGCCGCGGAATGTACGCGTCGGAGCGAACTCGCCGAGCTTGTGCCCGACCATCGACTCAGTGATGAACACGGGGATGTGCTTGCGCCCGTCATGCACGGCAACGGTGTGTCCGAGCATGTCGGGGATGATCATGGAACGGCGGGACCATGTCTTGATGACATTCTTGGTGCCCTTTTCGTTCTCAGCGACGACCTTGAGGTACAGGTGCTGATCGACGAAGGGGCCCTTCTTCAAGCTGCGTGGCATGTCTCCAGGCTCCTATCGCTTGTTCTTGGTACGACGGCGACGCACGATGAGCTTGTCGCTTTCCTTGTTCGGACGGCGGGTGCGGCCCTCCGGCTTGCCATTCGGGTTGACCGGATGACGACCACCGGAGGTCTTGCCCTCGCCACCACCGTGCGGGTGGTCCACCGGGTTCATCACGACACCGCGGACGGTGGGACGAACACCCTTCCAGCGCATGCGTCCAGCCTTGCCCCAGTTGATGTTGGACTGCTCGGCGTTGCCGACAGCGCCGATGGTCGCCCGGCAGCGGACGTCGACGTTGCGGACCTCGCCGGAGGGCAGACGCAGCTGGGCGAACTTGCCCTCGCGGGCCACCAGCTGGATGCCGGCTCCTGCGGAGCGGCCCAGCTTGGCGCCGCCTGCAGGACGCAGCTCCACTGCGTGCACCACGGTGCCCAGAGGGATGTTGCGCAGCGGCAGGTTGTTGCCCGGCTTGATGTCGGCGTTGGCGCCGGACTCCACGGCTGCACCCTGCTCCAGCTTGGCCGGGGCCAGGATGTAGCGCTTGGTGCCGTCGATGAAGTGCAGCAGGGCGATGCGTGCGGTGCGGTTCGGGTCGTACTCGATATGAGCGACCTTTGCCGGCACGCCGTCCTTGTCTGCACGGCGGAAATCGATCACGCGGTACTGGCGCTTGTGGCCACCACCCTTGTGACGTGTGGTGATCTTGCCCGAGCTGTTTCGGCCGCCGGTCTTGGACAGCGGACGCAGCAGGGACTTCTCCGGGGTGTCCCGGGTGATCTCTGCAAAGTCGGCCACAGACGAGCCGCGCTGGCCCGGTGTGTTCGGCTTGAGGTTACGGATAGCCATATTCTTCTTCCTCGATCAAGTGGTTCCGATCAGCCGTTCAGGCTGCGGATCCTCCGAAGATGTCAATGTTGTAGCCCTCTTTGAGGGTGATGATCGCCCGCTTGGTGCCGGTGCGCGAGCCCCATCCGAACTTGGTGCGCTTGCGCTTGCCAGCCCGGTTGATGGTGTTGACCGAGTTCACACGCACGGAGAAGATCTTCTCCACGGCGTACTTGATCTCGGACTTCGTGGCCCGGGGGTCCACCAGGAAGGTGAACTTGCCCTCATCGATCAGGCTGTAGGACTTCTCCGAGACGACGGGTGCGATGACGACGTCGCGCGGGTCCTTGCTAGTCAGGACGCTCACTTGGTCTCCTCCTTCGCAGTGCCCTGGGCCAGGAAGGCGTCATAGCCGGCCTGCGTGAACACGATGTCATCGGAGACGATGACATCGTAGGTGTTCAGCTGATCGGCGTACAGGGTGTGGACGTGCGGCAGGTTGCGAGTCGAGAGCGCGGCGACGTCGTCGCTGCGGTCGATCACGACCAGCCAGTTGCGGTTCGCGCCGCCGAGACCGGCCAGCGCAGCCTTGGCCGCCTTGGTCGAGGCCTGGCCGGTGACCAGGGAGTCCACGACGACGATGCGGTCGTTGCGTGCCCGGTCCGAGAGGGCTCCGCGCAGGGCGGCGGCCTTCATCTTCTTGGGCGTGCGCTGGGAGTAGTCACGCGGAGTCGGGCCGTGGACGATGCCACCGCCGATCATGTGCGGACCGCGCATGGAACCCTGACGGGCACGGCCGGTGCCCTTCTGCCGGAACGGCTTGGCGCCGGTGCCGGAGACCTCTGAACGAGTCTTGGTCTTGTGGGTGCCCTGGCGTGCCGCAGCGCGCTGCGCGACGACCACCTGGTGGATCAGCGCGACATTGGTCTTGGCGTCGAATACCTCGGCGGGGAAGTCGACGGAAACCTTGTTAGCCATGTGGATCATGCTCCCTTCACTGCGGTGCGGACCAGGACGACCTGGCCGCGAGCACCCGGAAGGGCGCCCTTGATCAGCAGCAGGTTCTTCTCGGGGTCCACGGCGTGGACGGTCAGGTTATGGGTGGTCTGGCGGACGCCGCCCATCCGACCTGCCATGCGCAGACCCTTGAAGACGCGACCCGGGGTGGATGCGCCGCCGATGGAGCCTGGCTTGCGGTGGTTCTTGTGGGCACCGTGCGAGGCACCCACGCCGCCGAAGCCGTGACGCTTCATGACACCGGCAAAGCCCTTGCCCTTGGTCTTGCCGATGACATCGACCTTCTGGCCGGTCTCGAAAGACTCGACGGTGAGGTCCTGTCCGAGTTCGTAGGACCCGGAGTCACCGGTGCGGATCTCCACCACGTGGCGGCGCGGGGTCACGCCTGCCTTCTCGAAGTGACCTGCCAGCGGCTTGGTCACCTTGCGGGGATCGATGCGTCCGAAACCGATCTGGACGGAGTTGTAGCCGTCGCTGTCGGTGGTGCGGACCTGGGTCACGACGTTGGAGTCGGCCTGGACAACAGTGACTGGGATGAGAACGTTGTTCTCGTCCCAGACCTGGGTCATGCCGAGCTTCGTGCCCAGCAGTCCCTTGACGTTCAGTTCAACGCGGGAAATATTGGTCATAGTGTTCTCAGCACCTCCCTGCTAGAGCTTGATCTCGATATTGACGTCTGCAGGCAGGTCGAGTCGCATCAGGGAATCGACGGCCTTGGGCGTCGGATCCACGATGTCGATCAGGCGCTTGTGGGTGCGCATCTCGAAGTGCTCGCGAGAGTCCTTGTACTTATGGGGAGAACGGATCACGGCGTACACGTTCTTCTCGGTGGGCAGCGGCACTGGGCCGACAACCGTTGCACCAGCACGTGTGACCGTGTCGACGATCTTCCGGGCCGAGGTGTCGATGACTTCGTGGTCATACGACTTCAGCCGGATGCGGATTTTCTGTCCCGCCATGCGTTGAGCCTCTTTCTGGTGTTCTGACATTCGTCTTACGTCGCAGCCCAAGACCGGGACGGAGCCATGGGGCTCCCAGAGAGGCATTCAGCGCTGGCCCCTGGTGGGGCGCAGGCGGTACTGACCTTCTGCAGTTATGGGCTGCGCAGCCGCGACACGATCTGCTCGATCTCCCGAGCCTGACGATGAGGCAGCAGCTGCACGACCCGCTCAGTCCGAATCCGTGCCTGCGAATCCTGCATGACACAGGAGTCGACGGGTTCCTCGGGCTGACGGGCTACCGACCCCCGCGGTCGGGCGTGTCGCTTATATGAGCAGGATTCCTGCGCACAGCGAAACACATCGCGAGGTGTCGGATGGTAAGTTTCGGTATTCGCTCCACACGGTGGACCCGAGGGCACACCGGGGCATAGCGCCCGTGAGCAACCTGTCTATTCTCACACAGATCCCCGACCATGACAAACAGAAGACCCCGGTGGCCTCAGCCACCGGGGTCTTCTGTTCATCGCACTGCGCTGCGGGGCTTCTCAGCCCTGCGGCGCTGCTCTGAGGTTGGTGATTACTTCAGGATCTTCACAACTCGACCCGAACCAACGGTGCGTCCACCCTCGCGGATGGCGAAGCCGAGGCCGTCTTCCATCGCGATCTCCTGGATGAGCTCCACGGTCATCTCGGTGTTGTCTCCGGGCATGACCATCTCGGTGCCCTCGGGCAGCGAGATGACGCCGGTGACGTCGGTGGTCCGGAAGTAGAACTGCGGACGGTAGTTGGTGTAGAAGGGGTTGTGGCGACCGCCCTCATCCTTGGAGAGGATGTAGACGTTGGCCTCGAACTGGGTGTGCGGGGTGATGGAGCCGGGAGCTGCCACAACCTGGCCGCGCTCGACGTCATCGCGCTTGAGACCGCGCAGCAGCAGGCCACAGTTCTCGCCGGCCCATGCCTCGTCGAGCTGCTTGTGGAACATCTCGATGCCGGTCACCGTGGTCTTCTGCTTGGCACGGATGCCGAGGATCTCGACCTCGGAGTTGATCTTCAGCGTGCCGCGCTCGGCGCGACCGGTGACCACGGTGCCGCGACCGGTGATCGTGAAGACGTCCTCGATGGGCATCAGGAACGGCTTGTCCTTATCGCGCTCCGGCTCGGGGATGAAGCTGTCCACAGCCTCCATCAGGTCCTCGACGGTCTTGACCCACTCGGCGTCGCCCTCGAGAGCCTTGAGGCCCGAGGTGCGGATGACCGGTGCGTTGTCGCCGTCGTAGCCCTGGGAGTCGAGGAGCTCGCGCACCTCCATCTCGACCAGGTCCAGGAGCTCTTCGTCCTCGACCATGTCGGACTTGTTCAGTGCGACCAGCAGCGAGGGGACGCCGACCTGGCGTGCCAGCAGGACGTGCTCGCGGGTCTGTGCCATCGGGCCGTCGGTGGCGGCGACGACCAGGATCGCGCCGTCCATCTGGGCGGCACCGGTGATCATGTTCTTCACGTAGTCAGCGTGACCGGGGGCGTCCACGTGTGCATAGTGGCGCTTGTCGGTCTGGTACTCCACGTGGGAGACGTTGATCGTGATGCCGCGCTCGCGCTCCTCGGGAGCGTTGTCGATCGAGGCGAAGTCACGGCCCTGGTTGAGGTCCGGGAACTTGTCCGCCAGGACCTTGGAGATCGCGGCGGTCAGGGTGGTCTTGCCATGGTCGACGTGACCGATGGTGCCGATGTTAAGGTGCGGCTTGTTACGCTCGAACTTTGCCTTGGCCACAGGTTCCTCCTATAGAACTTGTTCAGGTAAGAAGACTTACTCCAGCCGCACTGTCAACGAGGCTGAAACTCATGCAAGTCTACTAATCGCTAGGTATTTGGTGAAATTCTCTGCAATGGTGCTGGGTGAGGAGCGGCGGAGGTCACTGGAGACCTCGCATCCTCGCGGCGCTGGGCCCGCCTGGGTCCGGCCGGCCCCGGGTCCGCCGCGCGGCGGCGACGAACCCGGGGAGCCGAAGCGGGATCAGGCGCCGCGGTTCTTCTCGATGATCTCTTCTGCCACGGCCTTCGGAACCTCCGCGTAGGAGTGGAAGGACATGGTGAAGACTGCGCGGCCCTGAGTGCGCGAGCGCAGCTCACCGATGTAGCCGAACATCTCCGAGAGCGGCACGAGTGCCTTGATGACCTTCACGCCCGCCGCGTCATCCATGGACTGGATCTGTCCGCGGCGGGAGTTCAGGTCGCCGATGACCTCGCCCATGTACTCCTCGGGAGTACGGACCTCGACCGACATCATCGGCTCGAGCAGCACCGGGCTGGCGCGGCGTGCGCCCTCCTTGAACACCTGGGAGCCTGCGAGCTTGAACGCCATCTCCGAGGAGTCCACGTCATGGTAGGCGCCGTCGACCAGTTCGGCCTTGACACCGACCATCGGGTAGCCGGCGAGCACGCCGAGCCCCATGGCGTCCTGGATGCCTGCATCCACCGAGGGGATGTACTCGCGGGGGATGCGGCCACCGGTCACCAGGTTGGCGAATTCGTACATCTCGCCGTCGGAGGTGTCCAGGGGCTCGAAGTTCATCAGCACCTTGGCGAACTGACCCGAACCACCGGTCTGCTTCTTGTGCGTGTAGTCGACCTTCTCCACACGCTTCTTGATGGTCTCGCGGTAGGCCACCTGGGGCTTGCCCACGTTGGCCTCGACGTTGAACTCACGCCGCATGCGGTCCACCAGGATGTCCAGGTGCAGCTCACCCATGCCGCCGATCTCGGTCTGGCCGGTCTCGTCGTTCTGGGTGACGGTGAAGGTCGGGTCCTCGGCGGCCAGCTTCTGGATCGCCGTGGAGAGCTTCTCCTGGTCGCTCTTGGACTTCGGCTCGATGGCCACGGAGATCACGGGCTCCGGGAAGGTCATCGACTCGAGCACGATCTGGTCGTTCGGGTCGCACAGGGTGTCACCGGTGGTGGTGTCCTTGAGTCCGATGACCGCGTAGATGTGCCCGGCCTGGATCTCGTCGACCGGGTTCTCCTTGTTGGCGTGCATCTGGAAGAGCTTGCCGATGCGCTCCTTCTTGCCCTTCGTGGAGTTCACGATCTGCGCACCCGCGGCGAGCTTGCCGGAGTAGACGCGGATGAAGGTGAGCTGCCCGAAGAACGGGTGGGAGGCGATCTTGAACGCCAGAGCGGAGAACGGCTCGTCCTTGCTCGGGCGACGAGTCAGGATCTCGTCTTCCTTGTTCGGCTTGTGACCTTCCATGGCCTCGACGTCTGCCGGGGTGGGCAGGTAATCGATGACCGCGTCGAGCATCGGCTGGACGCCGCGGTTCTTGAACGCGGAGCCACAGAAGACCGGGTAGGCGGCGGAGGCGACGGTGAGCTTGCGCACACCTTCCTTGAGCTCGTCGTTGGAGATCTCTTCGCCCTCGAGGTACTTGTTCATCAGCACGTCGTCGGCTTCCGCGACCTGCTCGATGAGCGTGTTGCGGTACTCCTCGGCCTGCTCCTGCATCTCCTCGGGGATCTCACGGGTCTCGTACTGAGCACCCATGGTCACATCGCCCTTGGCGTCGCCTGGCCAGACCAGCGCCTTCATCTGGAGCAGGTCCACAACACCGACGAACTCGCTCTCGGAGCCGATCGGCAGCTGCATCACCAGCGGGGTGGCACCGAGGCGGGACTTGATGGTGTCCACGGTGTAGTAGAAGTCAGCGCCGAGCTTGTCCATCTTGTTGACGAAGCAGATGCGCGGGACGTTGTACTTGTCGGCCTGGCGCCAGACAGTCTCGGACTGCGGCTCCACGCCCTCCTTGCCGTCGAAGACTGCGACGGCGCCGTCGAGGACGCGCAGCGCACGCTCCACCTCGACGGTGAAGTCGACGTGGCCGGGAGTGTCGATGATGTTGATCTGGTTGTCGCCCCAGAAGCAGGTCACCGCGGCGGAGGTGATCGTGATGCCGCGCTCTTTCTCCTGCTCCATCCAGTCCGTCGTGGACGCACCGTCGTGGGTTTCACCGATCTTGTGGTTCATACCGGTGTAGAACAGGATGCGTTCGGTTGCGGTGGTCTTACCGGCATCGATGTGGGCCATGATGCCGATGTTGCGGACCTTCTTGAGGTCAGTGAGCACGTCTTGTGCCACGGTGATTCCCCTTTTCTATTACCAGCGGTAGTGGGCGAAGGCCTTGTTGGACTCAGCCATCTTGTGAGTGTCCTCGCGGCGCTTCACAGCAGCACCGAGGCCGTTGGAGGCATCCAGGATCTCGTTCATCAGGCGATCCGTCATCGACTTCTCGCGGCGATCCTTGGAGTAGCCGACGAGCCAGCGCAGGGCCAGCGCGGTCGAGCGACCGGGCTTGACCTCGACCGGGACCTGGTAGGTCGCACCGCCGACGCGGCGGGAGCGGACCTCCAGGGCCGGGCGGACGTTGTCCATGGCCTTCTTCAGGATGGTCACGGAGTCCTCACCGGACTTCTTTGCGACACCATCGAGCGCGCCGTAGACGATGCGCTCTGCGGTGGACTTCTTGCCGTCGACCAGGACCTTGTTGATCAGCTGGGTGACCAGCGGGGATCCGTGGACCGGATCCTGGACGAGAGGGCGCTTGGGTGCGGGTCCCTTACGAGGCATTACTTCTTCTCCTTCTTCGCGCCGTAGCGGGAGCGAGCCTGACCGCGACCCTTGACACCCTGGGTGTCGAGGGCGCCGCGGACGATCTTGTAGCGGACGCCGGGAAGGTCCTTCACACGACCGCCGCGCACGAGCACGATGGAGTGCTCCTGCAGGTTGTGACCCTCGCCCGGGATGTAGGCGGTGACTTCGACGCCGCCGCCCAGGCGCACACGGGCGACCTTGCGCAGTGCGGAGTTCGGCTTCTTCGGGGTCGTGGTGTACACACGGGTGCACACGCCACGACGCATCGGGCTGCCCTGCAGGGCAGGGGTGTTGTTCTTGGTGCGCTTGGGATGACGCCCCTTGCGCACAAGCTGCTGGATAGTAGGCACTATGCGTTCTCCGTACGTGTAGTGAGGGAAGCAGAGCCTGAGGTCTGCCCGCGGTCGAGAGTTCTATACACTGTCCGCGGGCTCTGGTCCCCAGGCGTGCAAAAATGTGGCATGTGTTGCGCACCTTCCCCGCAACCCGGACCGAGTCCCTCTGCCACATCAGAAACAATCAGGTTAACACTACCAGGTGCACCCGCGGAGCGCGAACGCACCCCGGGACGCCGAAGAGGTCCGGGCGAGCATCGCTCCCCCGGACCTCTTCGTGAACCTCAGCCGCCGGACCCCGACCTGCGGATCCGTGCGACCTCAGATGTCAGCTGCGCTCAGCGGAAGTCGACATCGGTGTTGTAGTCGTCGAGCGGGATGGCATGGAACTCGCCGTCGCCCTCGGCTCCTGCGTAGTCGAAGCTCGAGCCGTAGAGGCTCGGGCCGGTGAACAGGCTGGCCTTGGCCTCCTCGGTCGGCTCCACCGTGGACTGGGTGTACCGGTCCAGACCGGTGCCGGCCGGGATCAGCTTGCCGATGATCACGTTCTCCTTCAGGCCCAGCAGCGGGTCGGACTTGCCTTCCATCGCCGCCTGGGTGAGCACCCGGGTGGTCTCCTGGAAGGAGGCCGCCGAGAGCCAGGAATCCGTGGCCAGCGAGGCCTTGGTGATGCCCATCAGCTCGTCGCGCCCCGAGGCCGGCTGCGCACCCTCGGCGACTGCCTTGCGGTTGGCCGCGGTGAAGCGGAACCGGTCGGCAAGCTCGCCCGGGAGCAGATCGGTGCCACCGGAGTCGATGACGGTGATCCGGCGCAGCATCTGCCGGACGATGACCTCCACGTGCTTGTCGTGGATGCCCACGCCCTGGGACTGGTAGACGTCCTGGACCTCGGAGACCAGGAACTTCTGCGCGGCGCGGGGGCCGAGCACACGAAGCACCTGCTTGGGATCCACGGCACCTGCGACCAGCTGCTGACCGACCTCGACGGCTTCACCGTCAGAGACCAGCAGACGCGCACGACGCAGGATCGGGTAGGCGTGCTCCTCGGACCCGTCATCCGGAGTCAGCACCAGGCGGAGCTGCTTCTCGGAATCGTCCAGGTGCACCCGACCAGCGACCTCCGCGATCGGCGCCACACCCTTGGGGGTGCGGGCCTCGAAGAGCTCCTGGATACGGGGCAGACCCTGGGTGATGTCGTCCGCGGAGGCGATGCCGCCGGTGTGGAAGGTACGCATGGTCAGCTGGGTGCCCGGCTCACCGATGGACTGTGCGGCGATGATGCCCACCGCCTCACCGATGTCCACGGTCTGCCCGGTGGCCAGCGAGCGTCCGTAGCAGCGAGTACAGGTACCCACGGCGGACTCACAGGTGAGCACCGAGCGGATCTTGATCTCGCTGATCCCGGCGGCGAAGAGCTCATCGATCAGCACGTCCCCGACGTCGGAGCCTGCCTCTGCGAGCAGGTTGCCCTTGGCGTCGCTGACGTCGACGGCGAGCGTCCGCGCATAGGCGGAGTTCTCGACCTCTTCATGCAGCTTCAGCTCACCGGAGTCATCGGCCACCGCGATGGTGACGGTCAGCCCGCGGGAGGTCCCGCAGTCCGCTTCACGCACGATGACGTCCTGCGAGACATCGACCAGACGACGGGTCAGGTAACCCGAGTTCGCCGTCTTCAACGCCGTGTCCGCCAGGCCCTTGCGGGCGCCGTGGGTGGCGATGAAGTACTCCAGGACCGAGAGGCCCTCCCGGTAGGAGGACTTGATCGGACGCGGGATGATCTCACCCTTCGGGTTGGTCACCAGACCACGGATGCCCGCGATCTGCCGGACCTGAAGCCAGTTGCCTCGGGCACCGGAGGTGACCATCCGGTTGATGTTGTTGTGCTCATCCATGCCGGCCTGCATCGCTGCGGCCACCTCGTCGGTGGCCTTGGTCCAGATCTCGACCAGCTCGGAGTGGCGCTCGTCGTCGCCGATCAGACCCATGTCGTACTGGGACTGGACCTTCGCGGCCTGGTCCTCGTAGACGTCCATGATCTTCTTCTTGTCCATGTTCGAGGTCACGTCGGAGATCGCGACGGTGACACCCGAACGGGTGGACCAGTAGAAGCCGGCGTCCTTGAGGTTGTCCAGGGTGCGCGCGGTGACGATGTTCGGGTAGCGCTCGGCCAGATCGTTGATCAGGGTCGAGAGCTGGCCCTTGTCCGCCACCGAGTCCTGCCAGGGGTAGCCCTCCGGCAGCAGCTGGTTGAAGAGCACCTTGCCCATCGTGGTGGTCAGCGTGGCCGGAGTGCCCGGCTCCCAGCCCTCAGGGGCCGGGACCGCCGCCGAAGGGGTATAGCCCTCCACGGTGATCTTCACGGGCGCGTTGATGTGCAGCTCCCGCAGGTCAAAGGCCATCTGAGCCTCACCGA from Nesterenkonia sandarakina encodes the following:
- the fusA gene encoding elongation factor G, with translation MAQDVLTDLKKVRNIGIMAHIDAGKTTATERILFYTGMNHKIGETHDGASTTDWMEQEKERGITITSAAVTCFWGDNQINIIDTPGHVDFTVEVERALRVLDGAVAVFDGKEGVEPQSETVWRQADKYNVPRICFVNKMDKLGADFYYTVDTIKSRLGATPLVMQLPIGSESEFVGVVDLLQMKALVWPGDAKGDVTMGAQYETREIPEEMQEQAEEYRNTLIEQVAEADDVLMNKYLEGEEISNDELKEGVRKLTVASAAYPVFCGSAFKNRGVQPMLDAVIDYLPTPADVEAMEGHKPNKEDEILTRRPSKDEPFSALAFKIASHPFFGQLTFIRVYSGKLAAGAQIVNSTKGKKERIGKLFQMHANKENPVDEIQAGHIYAVIGLKDTTTGDTLCDPNDQIVLESMTFPEPVISVAIEPKSKSDQEKLSTAIQKLAAEDPTFTVTQNDETGQTEIGGMGELHLDILVDRMRREFNVEANVGKPQVAYRETIKKRVEKVDYTHKKQTGGSGQFAKVLMNFEPLDTSDGEMYEFANLVTGGRIPREYIPSVDAGIQDAMGLGVLAGYPMVGVKAELVDGAYHDVDSSEMAFKLAGSQVFKEGARRASPVLLEPMMSVEVRTPEEYMGEVIGDLNSRRGQIQSMDDAAGVKVIKALVPLSEMFGYIGELRSRTQGRAVFTMSFHSYAEVPKAVAEEIIEKNRGA
- the tuf gene encoding elongation factor Tu → MAKAKFERNKPHLNIGTIGHVDHGKTTLTAAISKVLADKFPDLNQGRDFASIDNAPEERERGITINVSHVEYQTDKRHYAHVDAPGHADYVKNMITGAAQMDGAILVVAATDGPMAQTREHVLLARQVGVPSLLVALNKSDMVEDEELLDLVEMEVRELLDSQGYDGDNAPVIRTSGLKALEGDAEWVKTVEDLMEAVDSFIPEPERDKDKPFLMPIEDVFTITGRGTVVTGRAERGTLKINSEVEILGIRAKQKTTVTGIEMFHKQLDEAWAGENCGLLLRGLKRDDVERGQVVAAPGSITPHTQFEANVYILSKDEGGRHNPFYTNYRPQFYFRTTDVTGVISLPEGTEMVMPGDNTEMTVELIQEIAMEDGLGFAIREGGRTVGSGRVVKILK
- the rpsG gene encoding 30S ribosomal protein S7; this translates as MPRKGPAPKRPLVQDPVHGSPLVTQLINKVLVDGKKSTAERIVYGALDGVAKKSGEDSVTILKKAMDNVRPALEVRSRRVGGATYQVPVEVKPGRSTALALRWLVGYSKDRREKSMTDRLMNEILDASNGLGAAVKRREDTHKMAESNKAFAHYRW
- the rplC gene encoding 50S ribosomal protein L3 — protein: MTNISRVELNVKGLLGTKLGMTQVWDENNVLIPVTVVQADSNVVTQVRTTDSDGYNSVQIGFGRIDPRKVTKPLAGHFEKAGVTPRRHVVEIRTGDSGSYELGQDLTVESFETGQKVDVIGKTKGKGFAGVMKRHGFGGVGASHGAHKNHRKPGSIGGASTPGRVFKGLRMAGRMGGVRQTTHNLTVHAVDPEKNLLLIKGALPGARGQVVLVRTAVKGA
- the rpsJ gene encoding 30S ribosomal protein S10, coding for MAGQKIRIRLKSYDHEVIDTSARKIVDTVTRAGATVVGPVPLPTEKNVYAVIRSPHKYKDSREHFEMRTHKRLIDIVDPTPKAVDSLMRLDLPADVNIEIKL
- the rpsL gene encoding 30S ribosomal protein S12 — translated: MPTIQQLVRKGRHPKRTKNNTPALQGSPMRRGVCTRVYTTTPKKPNSALRKVARVRLGGGVEVTAYIPGEGHNLQEHSIVLVRGGRVKDLPGVRYKIVRGALDTQGVKGRGQARSRYGAKKEKK